AAGCCTGAGCCCCAGCCTGAGGTGCCTTTTGAGCTGAGGCATCCTGTTCCTGCTGCAACTGTTGCTGTTGAGTGCAGAGAGAAGGATGCTCATGTGGAAGTCAAGAAGGACTTGTTTGGAATTGGTCAGTTCATCAATCCTGCTGACCTTACCCTGGGAGCCTGCGGCGCTATTGCAGAGGACACTGCTGCTCAAGTTTTGATTTTTGAAGCTGAACTTCATGATTGTGGCAGCACATTAGCAGTAAGCGCAATGAAAATAATTCACTGTAATGAATGTTAATTAAAACTTATTGAGAGAATATGTTCATGTATGCTGATATTTGTTTGTactaatgattatttctttGCTAGATGACAGAAGATGCTCTCATCTACACCTTCACTCTGAACTATAATCCCCAACCTCTGGGTGGTGCTCCTGTGGTGAGGACTAGCAAAGCTGCTGTAATTGTCGAATGCCACTACCCAAGGTATGTAGACTGTCAGTAAAAGGTGTGgatgaatgaacaaacaaataaaataacagtcTTAAACTGATATCTAGATACTAATGCAATCAAGTAACTATGGACGATGGATTACGTTCGTTTCCTGCAGCCTAAGAATGTTTAATCATTTAGGAAGCACAATGTGAGCAGCCTTCCTCTTGACCCACTCTGGATCCCATTCTCTGCGGTAAAGGTGGCAGAGGAGTTCTTGTACTTCACCTTGAAACTCATGACTGGTGAGTCTGTATATTTctacttttgttgtttgttctacTGTGATTGAAAATATCTGTTCTTCACATGGCATTATTTCATTGCACAGATGACTGGCAATATGAGAGGCCAAGCTACCAGTATTTCCTGGGAGACATCATCAATATTGAGGCTATCGTCAAGCAGTACTTCCACGTACCCCTCCGTGTTTATGTGGACAACTGTGTAGCTACTCTTTCACCTGAAGTGTCCTCCAGCCCGAGATATGCTTTCATTGAGAACCATGGGTGAGGTAGTTTGATGAGTTAGCTGAAGTTGTTCTGTAGAGTGAGAACGGATTATCACAAACATCTCTAAAGtcgttttgtttgcttttcttgcaTGCAGGTGTTTGGTTGATGCCAGGATCACAGGCTCTGCCTCAAAGTTTATGCCTCGCAGTGCAGAGAACAAGCTTCAGTTCCAGTTGGAGGCCTTCAGGTTCCAGGGTGCTGACAGTGGACTGGTATCACCAAGACTaagataattttttaaataatttcttttaTACATCAATTACAGCAAAGCTGCATCTAACAACAACTCCTTCTGTGTTATTCAAACAGCTCTACATTACCTGCCACTTGAAAGCAACATCTGCTGCCTATGCCATCGATAGTGAACATAGAGCTTGTTCTTACATCAGTGGGTGAGTCTGTGAGTGTGCATATATGTTAGTGAAAAAGTGCAATTAGAGAATTGATACGGTATTTATTTCTTacatctccttttctttctagtTGGAAGGAGGCCAGTGGCGCTGATGCAGCTTGTGGCTCATGTGAGTCTGGTGGATTCAGCTCCTCTAGCACTTCAACTGGTGTAATTGCGGCTGCTGCATCAACTTCTTCCTGGGGAACTGCTGGTGGATCAGCCACTCTGTCTACTCCTGGAAGGAAAATTCGTGATGTGACACAAACTGAAAGTATGTTATACGAAAAAATTATTGTCTGAAGTATTTTACATCACATAAAGAAAACTGAACAGTCAAAATTTTACAGCATGTTATCAGAGTTGATGTTATGTTATCACTACCACACTGCATGCTTGCCTGTGCTGTAAGACGGCCACAGTGATACTGTAACACCcgtcttctgtttttctttctcagttttcGAATGGGAAGGTCATGTCACCCTGGGTCCCATCCCCATAGAAGAGAAGTTGATTGCTTAACTCAGTTCCCTGCCATGGCAATGGACATCAAAATAAACATTCTCATTGGTTCATATCCTTCTCTAGGTATTGTTCCTGCTTCTTGTTAATAGTTCATTCAAAACAGTGAAGGAAAGCCAAATTTACTCCACTAAATGTAACCAAAATTTGACAcgtcaaaaacaaaataaaagtgtgagaAAACAGAAGCCCCTCAGATGCAAAGTGTTTCGTGTTTTACATTGCCCTCCACATAATGATAAATGTTACGTATGAACCACATCTGCCCACTTCAACGACTGTAAATCCTTCCATGCAATGGAAATTAAAACGCAATTGTGTTAaaagcttgtgttattcactgAGAGGGATcatcacagaaaaagaaaaacttttttttttatcttattctgcacactgtaaaataaataactagAGGGACAAAATGGGCCATATTTTCCTATTTGTAAATATCATAATATTAACCAGCAAatgaatataaaagaaaaccaTTTAGTATCTCTTAAGACCCtacatttacactgtttaatATAGCCCATACTCCATCAGTCTCACCATACTCATAACACCATACATTTTCAATTCACGGAGTCTCAGACCAAATGTGAATTCAAATTGGCTTTACCCTCCATTTCGTGACTGTTGAATAACTCGGTGAACCCCGTTATTCAGTGAATGAAGGTCTAACATCATGACACAATGCAAAGCCTGGTCATGTTTTGATCCAGTGACTGTGTATTTCCCGCCCCCCTGTGGCACAAATGGTCAGCTACAGCTTAGCGAGGTGCACAGCTTCAGCACCAGAGGCAGTGAACAGCTCCACACTGCGCCTGCGCATTACAGCATCACACTTCTTGAAGTCGGTGTGATTTACTAATCGATTATTCATTAACAATCTGTGGTCCAGTGGTAAATAGAGAGAAAACTTCAGCCTCTGATCATCTTAAAGCAATGCCAGTCCCGATACAAAAACATACCTACATTTTCATGTACTTTTCTATTAAAGATAAGGTGTCTTCTGGGGGGAAATGGTTGGCTATAATATCAATATGGCATACTATGTATATTTGCTGTGTAACTATAGGTTATTGTGATGATTCCTCTTACAGTATGTATACTGCACACTGGTCCATACTGCTTGATATTAATACCACATGTGCACAGTTAAACTAACacagcagtctttttttttttttttttttttaccccatcCGCATAAAAGATTTTCTTCCAGCATTTCATTTGCTCACCAGTTCTTCCTTTATATCTTTgctattgtattttttattctgtctgcCTTTGCGCTCTGTGTATTGATCTTCTCCTGGGTCAGTTTCCTGTGCTCTTTTACTGTCagcactttgtttttgtctctttgcctttgtatgttgtatgtttttgcCTGCTCTGTTATTTTTATGGACCTCAGGCTCAAGATGACTGACACAAGCAAGATGCTAATGGGGACCAAATAACCAAAATCCAATCCATGTTTCATGGATTTGAATAAGATTGAAACGCACGTCTTTTCCGGGGAACCCCTGGATCCCctcccagaggaggaggatctgGTACTCCCCCGAACCTTACCATATCTTTTGTTCTGCCTGTAAATTCCACAGTCAGCGTCATGTCATCGCGAAACACTTAACGAACACTGTTTTTCTACGCTGCTGTTTACGAGCCCGCAGGCTTCGGCTCTGCCTGCGTCCACTCAGGACAGCCTGCTCATACGGTAGCGGCACTGACGTTATATCGTCTCTGCTCCacacaccccctcctcctctgtctctgcctgtctccgCACTGCCGGCCCCTCTCCGCTGTGTGTCACAGGCAgcatcacagcagcagacatttgGCGAGCACGCAAACACGCGAACTGCGGTCGCACACTGCGCGGTTATGCTTCGTGTGGACGTATCGGGGGAACACGGGATTGTACTTTAATTTCCGCGTTGTTGTGATCTGTTTCCGAAGAGCGTTTCAGGCTtgacacccccaccccctctctttCCTACCCTGCGTGTGTGGATGGTTGACTGCAGATTTGATGGTGCTGAGCAGGCTCGTCTGATTGAAGGCTTGCGGCCAGGGGGGCATCTGTGGGGCCGCAGAAAAGGAAACCTCTGTCCACGGCTGCGTCCGTCCTCTGACCTGTGATTGTGAATGGACTGCGCTTCCTCCGTGATTTTCTGCAGTCGCTCTGAGTCATTTGTGGAAGAAGATGGCGGACAGGGCTGAGATGTTTTCCCTATCCACTTTccattccctctctccccctggCTGCAGGTAAGAGCTTACACGTATAGCGACAGTGGAGGGATGATGAGGGGGGGCGATGTGCACGGTTGATGACAGGAGAAAAGGACACTAAAGACGAGTAACGTACccatcagttttgttttgatgacTGCAGTGAAACGCACATTCTGAGCCTGGGTAGTAATAGATATTTTGACTAACCTGCCAGgcctgctgctgcctccctgCGCGCCTATAGACCTGCAGCTGAACAGTgctgcctgtttgtgttttggagcTAATGCGCTTGATGAAGacaacagtttgtttgttttttatcgtAAGACAGCTGTAATATTCTTGTCTGAAAAGTGTGAAGAAGGGTAAATGGTGAAATAGATGGCAGATGATTGATCTTTAGCTGTCGCGACAGCCACCCGCTTTGCGCATTCTCTGTATGAGGCCCACGCCCTGTTGAGTCCAACCTAGGCAAGGGCATGTTGCTGAACAATGATTTACGGAAGTCCTACTGATATCGATGTTGTTCCAAACGCCTCTAATGTGACCTCTGCGACACGCAATATGATAAATCTGCCGGCGTTTTCCTCTTGCCCAAGAACAATTGTGAGTGGGATTCTACTGGCAGTTACCAGAGATCAATAACTTGTGCAGAGTCAGTGATGGAGCCACAGTATTCTCTCTAAGGTTGTTACTGTTGTAGGTTAGAAGACATGACATGGGGTTATTTtagttcagtgtgttttttttggatgaaaataaGGGTTGGCAAGATGTGGAATATTGCAACACTTTGATGTGGTTTGACTGAATTTGTGAGGAGGCTGCTGCAATATTCAGATCTGTTTTTGCTCGGAGGTATAGTTTAGGAATAAATTGtggaaaaatgacagatttaattgtatttctaCTTTCATGTGATTGCCACATGCAATAATCTCATGCCCACTGTTCCCACTAACGGGCCTCCCTCTCTGCTACCATATGCAGAAGAACAAATCCTATATAAGGCTATTTGACAACAAAAAGAATTATTTGTAATTGTCTTGCTATCTTATATTATTTTACAACTATATACACTAACCTTAACTCACCCACACAGAGTGgtaggaagaagaaaaatgaggtAATGGATAGTGGAGGCTCTCTGCTCTAATGTATATAATACAATAGCAGTTCATTGTCCCTGTGTCTGCTTCCACATGTCCTGTGTCCTACAGAGTGCAATCACATTAGCGAGTCAGCTCCCAGTGGATTTTATATACACAACATGCACTCATGCAGGATTTAGTTACATACTGTAGCTTCATCTCATGAGCGGATCATATCAGATCAATaggccagattttttttttcctttgcatgACTACCAATGACCTTAGttcagagcacagagacaaGCTGTGGCCATCACGCCAAATTTTGAATTTAGACAAACAGCCTGAGCAAGCTAATCTTAATTGTAACAGAGGAATAATTGGTACAGGTCTTTCTTTATGCACTCTTTTGTCCTGCTCATGCATTGTTCCATTGACTCTGAAAGTACTTAAAGTCTTTTCAGTTAACTTCTCTACTGAAAACCAAGCCAGTGTTACAGACCACTGAAGAAATGTGAAGAATCGCTCTAGACTGTGCCACTCCATTGTGTGAATGGGGTGGAGTGAGATCAGCTTCACCCATTTGTATTCAGTTAGATTGGTGCTTTCAGAAGTACAcaagcagtttgtgtttattttgggtCAGCTATGGATTTTTTAGACAATGAAATACCAGTAAATCAGATTGGTGGAATATTAGTTTGTGGAGCAtatgaaagaacaaaaaaatgtgttttctgtcaagCTGCACACAATTGTTCATTTGATTGTGTGTGCCCATGTTTTtcttactgtgtttgtgtgtgtttgtgtgttttctgactcTCTCTCCTCATGTCTTTTGTGTGCAACTGTTTCATGGATGAAACCACCGGTTTTTGTGGTGGTGCGGTGTAGTAATCTGCCTTACATAACCTTAACACTGTTTCCAATGGGCAACATAATCCCTAAGAAAGCCTGTCTTTTTTCCCCATGAGCACCAGAAATTTATGACAGATTATAATTTCTCCTGCACTGAGGGAGCAGTCTCTCCACTGgaaatacaaatttaaaatgacacatACCGTATGACTCTGTACAGAGAAAATACAGTTCACAAAGCATTTAATAGATGTATAACATTTCTCTTCTGTTGGTAAGAGGAAATGTGAATATATTTCTTCCATCTTAAATGAAGTGGCACTTCACTTTTTCCATTAAGCCGTCAGCTTACAGAAATATGTATGTAGAAATGAACTCCATTCAGATATCCTATGTTTTTTTCAGCATGCAAAATTCCTGCTGTGGTTTACTGaaatctaaaacaaaaatactggCATGTTGAAATGTGGGGCTCATGGAGTACCAACAACCCATACTTTAGAATTCATTGATTAAATTTTGTGAAAGGATTTGTTTGCACTATTTTTAGTAGATTTGCTGAGGCAGCAGTCTTAATGCaatcttttattttatactcATAAACAGAGAATTATGAAGTTACTCATAATTCTTGTCACATACAGTTGAGGAAAGCCAAACCTAAATGGATACTAGTAGAGGTAGAATTATTAGTCAGTTGATCAGTTAGTAAACCAACAATCACATAGATAATTGATTAGTTATTCAAGTTACTTTTTTGGCAAAAGTAGCAAAACATGCTGGTTCCAGTTTCTGGAATGTGAGTACTTTCGGGGGATAATTTCCAGTATGCGTCCTCTGATTCCCCCGCCCCCCAAAAACATCTCTCTCCCTGTGAATTTCATATATTCAGCAGCTGATGTTCCACTTTTGCCCTCCAAATCTTTGAAGGCGGTTGGagaaggcagagggaaagaggtgggtggtggtgggtaTGGTTTCCATTGGGTAAGAGGCTTAAATTAAATACAGATTCATTTTAGCTTAAGCATTTCGTCGCTGCCCCCCCGCTATCATCCTATCTCTCTCatggtgtttttgtatttccactctgtcactctgtgtACAACCACCACTTCAGTCTTTTGACAGTCAGTCTTCACAGTGGCTGCTGATACAGCTTTGTTTGTCCATTTAACCATAATTAAACAAGTCATATTTAGTCAGTCCATGAGATTTGTTTTCCATCAATATGATGCCAGTGAATGTTTCCCGTCTATCAGCAACATTCACTTTACATCTGATGACTTCATTAATCCAAATCCAGCCAAATGATAAAATCATCCTCTCCGAGCAAACCGATGCATCATCGACGCCTTTAGTTCAGAAATGGCGTGATCTTCAGGTTTGGATCTGACAAAGACAACAGAGAGTGCTTCATTAGGTTAAATGCATGACTCATACATGTGTGTgcctgggtgtgtttgtgtgtgggtgtgtgtacatTACTGGAGACTGACGGTGGGTGAAAAGCCTGGGAAATTGATCCTGTTAATGAGTCAGTGGCAACCACATCGAATGTCCTTGTCTTTTAAAGATGATGATGTCACCGTGAAGCAGGTGCCCATGGTTAACAGGCAGCTTAAATACAGCGGAGCACCATTGCTGGTTGCCCTTTGTATCTGTATCTATTTTCATATTGTTGTTAGAGTGTCTGACCCTTTttgtctcatttcattttgtgacTATGGACATCTGCTAATCTGctatttatacatacatatgcaGTTTTCTAGGCATTTGCTTTATAGTCCTTTGGTGCGATTGGGGTCATTTTAAGAAGTAGCTTTTTAGTATCTGGAGACTGAGACTGCTGTATGAACTTGACCTTGTGAACTTGTAACAGAATAATTTTTTAACAAATGTGGGAGGGAGAGGTTGTTTGACTCTAAGAGTGgcagggagaaaatgaaaagaaagagttGGACCTGAATACGAGTAGAGATGGAAGCGAAATCCTTGCTGGTGGCAGTAAATCTGGGTGTACCATAGCAGCAACATGACTAGCATCAGTGAATGGTAATTTTGTGCGGACTTGTTTTCTTGTGATAAAATTCTCATTTTGCTCAGGATGTCAGAATTCAGAATAGATGGGGACTGATGTGATGCAGGACCTGCACAATCTCAGAGAGTGGTGTCATTATGTTTCTCTCTTCAGTTCTAAAGTCTAAAGCTTCAAATCCTAATTATTAAGAATGATCACTTCCACAGGTGGACTGGATGCAAGGGATGGTGTCAGATAATCAGCAAGCAGTACACAATATGGTGTGACAGGCACTGCATGCTCACTTGAATGCTGTCTAAACACCAAGCAGGAACATGGACATGTAGTGTCACCACTGCAGTAGTGTCTGCATCTCACAATCTGATATAGACTGAGATCAAAATAATAAAGGACATGCAGCATCTACAGCAAGAGGAAAtaagaaatgaggaaaatgtgtgtttatgtgcagccGGGGTCAGTCTTTAAGGAGAGGATAGAGCGTTTCTCCGGACTGGGCttttcactgacacacatttcTTAGGTATTGCAGTTTAGGGGAAATGGGGCCACACAGTGTTGTGACTTGCATTGCAGAGCTACAGAAGAACTCCAACACTGAGCAGATAAGCATACAAACAAAATGGAGTACATCAGAATAGGAAACAATGGAGGATACCAGAAAATGGACAAGGCAATACGAAAttcacacatttcactgtgaacagttttcattgACACTATTGTACTTTCTAACCAAGAGATGATCGTGGGTAGACATTGTGACAGTGTGTTCTGTGGTATTATCCAGAGTGACAGGGACATTGTATTTGGGTGAAGTGACTCTTTAAATTTGCTATTCTATGTGTTAGCGAATCTTAAACACATCCATTTTGGGGACATTAGTATTATTAGTTTAAAAATGAGACCATCACAAACAACATTAGAAGCCTCATAGACGTGTGTACTCTGCATTTTATATAGAGTGGCAGTAGGTCGGATTTCACAGGAAATCTTTTGCATTGCTTCTTGTCACCatgaaaatttgttttgtgCAATGAAACAAAGACTTTTATTTCTCTGGTGCACTTTTTGAAATCAACATTTCCACTTGCCTAGGTACAGTAttcacctcttcctccttccttgtCCACCTCATCTCTTTTGATGACCTAACTGTCTCCTGCATCCTTCAGTTTTTCTAACCCTTCATCCAAAAACCAGACACGGGGACTTTGTTCCATTTGTGTGGTGGTGACAAGCTGCCGTGGATACAGCGGCACCGCTGTGGTGTTTTTCCATTGTGAatcacactcccacacacacttatactTACAAACAGAGATTCCCTAAAGACCTGGATGGGCGAGGAGCTCATTAGTGACCTCCCTTCTCCAGGTTTGGTTAAGACAGGCTCTTTGTCTTTATCCATGTGGAAAGGTTTTTAGTCACACCCACAGACCATGGCCAGGTTGGGAGACTAGTGT
The window above is part of the Toxotes jaculatrix isolate fToxJac2 chromosome 5, fToxJac2.pri, whole genome shotgun sequence genome. Proteins encoded here:
- the LOC121182025 gene encoding zona pellucida sperm-binding protein 3-like, with protein sequence MVMKGSAVCLVALALLGSLCDAQWGEAVHKPSKPQYPKPAPPVRQEPSKQLPQEPQQSKQAFEKPLTWTYPEDPKPEPQPEVPFELRHPVPAATVAVECREKDAHVEVKKDLFGIGQFINPADLTLGACGAIAEDTAAQVLIFEAELHDCGSTLAMTEDALIYTFTLNYNPQPLGGAPVVRTSKAAVIVECHYPRKHNVSSLPLDPLWIPFSAVKVAEEFLYFTLKLMTDDWQYERPSYQYFLGDIINIEAIVKQYFHVPLRVYVDNCVATLSPEVSSSPRYAFIENHGCLVDARITGSASKFMPRSAENKLQFQLEAFRFQGADSGLLYITCHLKATSAAYAIDSEHRACSYISGWKEASGADAACGSCESGGFSSSSTSTGVIAAAASTSSWGTAGGSATLSTPGRKIRDVTQTEIFEWEGHVTLGPIPIEEKLIA